TCTTACAAACTTTTACCAAATGTAATTTTTACCTTAACctattattgatttttttttttttttgtttacttcTTTTGCGACTCAATATGGAGACAAAACTTGAGTGAGTGCTAGCTAAAGTTGTCTCATCGAAACTGGTTGCTCATAATATCCTTTTCTTCCTGTACTTGTATAGCTTCAGCTACTTTGTTTTTTTCAAGTTGCCTAGAGTAGTTCCTGTATATTGTGTTAATTTGTTCAAACTTTAGAGCGTGGATTATCAATTTATACTGTAAGttgctttctcttttttttttttttttgtgcttacTTTTCTGCTTTATCATTCTTCTTTACTATTCTTCTATCAAGGCATGGCATCTTCTGATAACCCAGAGATAGTTGAGAGGGCCATCAAggagaaagaggaaaaagaagacaaaaaagatgaacAAAAGGGCGGATTTCTTGAGAAAGTGAAGGATTTCATTCAGGATATTGGAGAGAAGATTGAAGAAACCATTGGATTTGGGAAACCCACTGCGGATGTCACAGGAATTCACATCCCTTCCATCAATCTTGAAAAAGCAGATATTGTTGTTGACGTGCTTGTTAAAAACCCAAATCCCATTCCAATCCCTCTTGTTGATATCAATTACTTGGTTGAGAGTGAAGGGAGGAAATTAGTATCTGGGCTGATCCCAGATGCTGGAACTCTCCATGCACATGGTTCCGAGACTGTCAAGATACCACTTACTTTGATATATGATGACATTAAAAGCACCTATGACGATATCAAGCCTGGCAGTATTATTCCTTATAGGATCAAGGTTGATCTCATAGTGGATGTGCCTGTTCTTGGCAGGCTAACTTTGCCACTTGAGAAGACTGGAGAGATTCCCATACCATATAAGCCAGATGTTGATCTTGAGAAAATTCgttttcagagattttcttttgaagaaactgtTGCTCTACTGCATCTGAAGATTGAGAACAAAAATGATTTTGAGTTGGGGCTCAATACACTTGACTATGAGGTTTGGCTGTCTGATGTGAGCATTGGGGGTGCAGAACTCCAAAAATCAGctaaaattgataaaaatggGATGAGCTATGTTGATATTCCCATTACCTTCAGGCCAAAGGACTTTGGATCTGCTGTTTGGGACATGATTAGAGGAAAAGGCACTGGCTACACCATCAAAGGCCACATAAATGTGGATACGCCTTTTGGAGCTATGAAGTTACCCATCAGCAAAGAGGGTGGTACCACTCGCTTCAAGAAGAACAAGGAAGATGGAGGCGACGATGACGATGATGAGGTTTGTGGGTTCTTAGTGTTTGTTTGTCTTTTGGTgtgtctttttcttcctttcaatGTTGTTCAGGCTTTTTCATCTTTTAACTTCATTTCTGTGATGATACAGTAATGtatttttcatcttttaatCAGTCTGAGTTATACCGTGGGAATTGACCTGCAAACTCTGTATTTGCGTAATGTTGAAAATATTGACTTGACCAAATTATTGCTGGTGATAGATTCAGAAAGTATTTAATGCATATATTGAACAAAATGTGGGGtatttatgtaaatatatgttGTCATCGATATTGGGTACTACCCAAGTTTCATTTTTGAGATAGGCTAACTAGAATGCTGGAATTGATGGTTAGTGATAATTTAGAAGAGCTAGCTAGTTGGATGCTAATTGAAGATGTAAGTTCTCGAGTACATCTCTATTGCAACCCTTGAGATGCATAGCTCTCACGTGTTCTAGTGAGCAGTCAATGATTAGGCTTTGGTTTTTGGAACCACATGTTGCGAGTTCATACAGATTTTCCTCCTCTTAGCAAACCACTAATGAAGTCCTCTGAACTTTCACAATTAGTACATTCGATAGTCTGAATTCCGAAAGATTGAATTCTTAGATGCTGAGTGGGATACATATTTATCTAATGCATAATTTCACGAACATGTCTTTAGGAACTGTGGTTAAGGTGAATTCTCAGTATGTTGGGAACATAAATGAATGACAACGAAACAAGGATAACGCTTTTTATTTTTACAGTGATTTTATTCTACAACATGACATTAAACATATCCATGACTGTGTAGCTAATTGAGATCTTTCTGATAACCTTTGAATGAACAAGCATTCATCACTTTTTGTGCTTATAGCATACTGCTGCAGGGGACAGAAATGTGTTGCTTTTTTGCCAGAATCATTTGAATGCCCTTGAGTTATATATGTTGGTTTTGAACTTAACATATTATTGCCCCACCTAATATAGCTGGGGCAGTGAAATATCTTGTTGTTGGACTTTTTGCAAATGTTGGCTGAGGAAAAAGCGCATTGGTTTCAGAAgtcattccccccccccccaaaaaaaaacgcCCCACCCCTTTCCCTTTAAGAGTTCCCAATGGTCCCTCGCATCGAAATATTGTTAACAAATGACCTGTAGTTTTCCAAGTCTTGTGACCATTTCCACCTATCATCTTACTATTTTCGTACTGTTTCCTGAGGAATAGATGGTAAGGGAAATCTTTTGACATTTCCTGTAAATTTCAGCTTCCTTTTCATTGTTTGGAGCAGAGAAACTACAAAATAAAACTTTATGTGAGAAGAATGAATCTGATCCCTTTTTGTGGGAGGATGATTCTGGTAGTAAAAAAGGGTAGGAGCAAACAATTTgatcgattttttttttcaactttcctAACCGTATTTCGTGTCTCACATTTAAGTCTGTTGTCCTCCTTTCATATGGAAACCATCTTAACATCACTTATCAGTGTCTTGTTTGCTTTACTTTGGAGGCCTGAAGTTTTGATGTCTGCACATGCCTATCATATTACTTTGAATCACTGGATGTGGCAGACTTAGGTGCTTATTAAGAATCATTCAGAGCTACAAGGGCTTTTAATATCTAGCATGATCTGATATCAGTATATTTAGAAATAATGAAAGAACTAAAAGTCTACTATATTCTGTAAGAGGTCCTGCACCGTGTAGGAATGTTATTAGATAAAATGAGCTCCAACCCCTGAAACTAAAGGCACTAGCTAATACAAACATTGAATCTGTATTCAGCGTCAGGTGCCATCATAGATAGATAAAGAGTCTATTTGTGTTTGTCCTGTTGCCTTACAAATCTGTCAATGTTGATATTGGCCACAAGGGAGGCAAACTAGAATGCTTTCCCTGGCTTTCTGAGCTTGTTgtagtacatttttttttcgtTCTGTTGTTTGCATCAGATTGGATGTTGGATTAACATTTACATTTTTTGTTCTACAGGAGTGAAGACAATCTTGGTAGGGGAATATGGAAGCCAGAGCTGAATATGTGCTGTTGTTGAGGTAGTACTGCCTTAATAAATTAATTTAACTCGAGCTCTGTTGTGTACCTCAAATAATGCAAATTCTGTAATCTAGGAGGTGTGTTTTGAATCATTTTGTGGCTGTGGGCGACTTTGGTTGTCTGTACAAGCTCTCACTCATTCCATGCGCGGGTAATATCTGAGTGTAGTATCCTGGTTGACTGGATATATTTTCCTGATAGAGTACATAGTGAGGCTATGCAGCATCAGTATATTATGCTTGTTCTCTATATTACCAGAACAATTTTATACttactttttttgtttttttgctcTGGATAATGGAATCGCCCCCATTGAACTGTCTGCTTGAAGTTTTGGTACAGGGAAATATGTCACATCGTGTGAGAACTTTACAGCTTTGGCTTAGAATTGCAAGTATGAGTTGCCTCTGTAGTTTTTAGTGATGGGACATTGAAGCTTTTGCCAGATAAAATTTTGACTCTGAATTACACAACATTAAGCCTGAGAAGCTTGCCTGATGCATAAGTTACTCAGCCAACTTGACGCATTACATTACGAGTGTGTGATAGATCACAGTACAGGCTTTCCTCCAATTCAACGAATGTGGTATTTTTGAGTGGATAGGATGGGATAGAAGGTTGTAGGTGAATTGGATTTGGTTGATGATAGAGCAGAGGAATGGTCTGATACTTGTATGAAGGATGCATGTTTTTGGGGTCTAAAGTCGTGGATTTGCAAGTTGGACACGGCAGTGAGTGAGACGGAAGTGGTGGAATAGCCAGACAGACGAGTACGCATGATCATATATATGCAAGTTGGACTTTGGCTTTCTATATGTACGTTTATATATTCTGTCTTTCTTTGACTTTGGGTGTCTAACCTGAGTTGATGGATGGATGGAccgagaagaagaagaagaaggatgaTAACTAAAAACACACTAATGAAACGTTGCAAGTAGTACACACTAAAGGATGGTGTTCTGACGGACGCTCTTTGAAGTTGATTTTTCCAACTTAGAAAAGAGGCATGAACGAAAAAAGGCCATTGTGTGTACGGCAGATTGAATTTATCTCTTGCTCTTGTCGTTGTTCAGGTTCTAAGATAATATTGGAAATCCTCAGATAGAAGCTTCAGGGTAGGTGTAGGTGGGTGGGTGGGTGGGTGGCCGGAGGTTGTGAGGACGGTGGGGCTTCCTCTACTTCTTGTTGTTGtcgtcatttttttttgtttttctgtcGTAACGATAATATTTGTATGATCTACTCTAGTCTAATATAAGGGGAGGAGGAGCCGATGAGATTATTCCGTCGGAGGAAGCCGCCTCAATTAGGTCCCAACCACAATTAAGCCACAATTTTTTTCGTCGTTAGTTGATATATGGTACTTACGTAACATTGATGAGTCATTTGAGAGTAGTACTACGAGAGCTGTAGTGTTTGGAGGGTCATTATCATTCTCATTCTCATCACTAGATGTGgcaaaaaagtcaaaaacacaACAATCCACCCAACCCGCTTATTAATTTTAGATGATGGGTTGGGTCAATTGGGTTTTGGGTTTTATTGGGTTGAGTAAGAATAATCCAACTTATTCATTGGACGGGTTGGGTTTTTTATTTGGGTACCCAATATTCAACTTgtttaaaagtaattaaaaataataaatacaagATTTAATACACATATGCCCAACTATTTACAAGTATATAATATTTTATGCTTTATATTAGAACTGTGGTAATTCTAAAATATTAATATGACCATAGCATCATGTATGATCCTAGATGATTCTAATTAACTAAGTGATGAATTATCTAACTGTATCAAACCAATAAAAAAATACcttctaatatatattatatgtatataGATCACGATATTAACTTCGAATCAATATAGTTGGCTATCATTTGTTTaagtctttttttaaaaaatttttgtggtAAAGGAAAAAGTGGCTATGGGAAAGGGAAGGATCCAATGGAGACACAAGGGAACAAAAAGAGGGAGAATCCACTTCGAACCTAGATTACTATACTAGCTAAACAAATTCCGACACAAAATCTTGTTTTCTAACAAGTGTGTGCACAAGTAACTAAACTTAATGGAAGAGGCAATTTCAACAAAATTAATTGAATCAATGCGTAAAGTTAGGACTCAACTTGCAGAATCAATGTCGAATCAAAGTTTTTGAGAATATAAGGACTAAAGTACTAActtattttctataatttcaaaattattataCAACAAATTATATGTCTCTTACTTAAATTTTCAAGTATAATATAATCTAGCATTCAATAATTTATATACATAGAATATTACAATTTACAATAAAACAAATATGAATAGTAAAAGTGTTAATAAGTTATGacaaaaataagtttcaatcaATTAGTAATGTTAAAAAAAGTACAACGTAAACAATTTTTTTAGTTAATctatttaaatgtataatttattatctaaaattcacaatacaagcaatataaaatattattctatttatgatGTGTTTCCAAGGAAATTAAGAAGTGAGTGTGTGTTTGTGCgtgtgaaaatatatttatgtatgtgaaaatgtgtttaaatatgtgaaaaaaaaaattgtgtgtGTTAAAATGTATGTGAAAaagtttatgtattaaaatgtattaattaatttgttggGTCATATTTGGATCATAGGTTTGAGATAACCCAATATGACTCAATCCAAAATCAACCCAATCTAAAGTTAAACGGGTTGagtataatccatttaaatgaAAATTCAATATTAACCTGCCTAAAATCCGCCCAACCCGCCCAATTGCCAGGTATACTCGTCACTTTGGGAGGGAGCCAACAGTCACATTTTGAATTCggtcaaaagaaagcaaataaacgTGTAAAATCCATTTATGTTTATTATTGCCTTCTTCTGCGAACCATCCATCGAAATTTTGCTGCTTTAATGGACTGCAAGTCAACACGTGTCTATACGCCACTTGTACACGAGAATCGTGCATCTGTGATTCGTGTTTTAACTTTTAACACGGGACACGAGGGTCTcctgttaaattttttttttttaaaaaaaagagtaaatttaATTGgagaaagtatataaatgtagagtaaaaaaatcataaattatCACAGTTATCCACTTTTGATCTCAAATTTGCCTCCAACCGATCCCTAAACAATTAAATTGCACAGTTTAAAGAATTATTTACGATCATTTACGATCAGTTGAAGGGTATTTTATACAGCCTCTCAATCAAAAGGCATTAGGAGCAAAATTTCAAGTTAGGTTTTTTCAAAGATTCGTGGAGAAATCTTATTCGGaggttaaagaaaaatgaagggttTCCTTTTTCTCGAGACTTCTGCTCTCTCGATGCTCTTAAAATTCTGCTGTGGATGCTTTTGGCTAGGGGTGCACAAAAATCCCCTTGAGTTCCTGTTTCAACTATGcgtacttttaattgttttaagCAACACTTAGATCGGGGATTAAAATTAGACGACGGTGATAGTTTAGTTTAGGAACTCTCGGATTTTTTGACTAACAAACATAAATATGAATGTGGCAGAGTAATAATTATCAGTACGTGTATTCTATGTTAGGTGTGATTTAAGTAATTATTGCCATCGAGCACAGTTAATTAAAACCCTTAACACAtactccctctctttttttataactgacgtttaagaaatttgctcttaagtacttttatctgtcgttgTATTATCCCCATGcagcattaattattttttcacaattttacccttttatctctctttacCAATACAGGGctcttaattactactcctagtAATTATTACTTCTCTCTTTGCTTTTGGCCTAGTAAAACAGTACCATTTAatactctagtgagagaaaacatgagtgaattggacaattaatgagggtacaaaaggaaaatagtgtatagatttaaacaatgaaaaacttttcttaattagtgtgcaaaaccttaaacgtcagttataaaaaaagggagggagtacaGAGAATATGAGATGTGATTTTCAGATAAAAAACGCTAGGTGCATGAGAAATGATACCAACACGACATGAGATGGCATCAGCAGTAGTTGCAAAAGCGTGGTATTTGATTCCGTAATTATAGTGGAGTGAGCCATGAGTGTTTTTGGTCGGTTCGGCAGAATTCCCTACTTACACTGAAGGATATTttctgcatatatatatatatatatatatgtatatatatatatatatgtatatatatggacGGCGACAAACCCACGTGTGCCATTTGTTTTGCTTTCTTCGTCTTGTAATGGTGCATTAATCCTCTATTCGCGGTAGGTATATTAATCCACTTTCCTCAAATCTGCTTCTATTAGTAATGCCAAAGATGATCATAGTGCCGCATAGAGTTTGATAATATCCTGTTATTCGTGAAAGATTAAAGATACCATCGAATTATATAtggggagagagaaaaaaaatcaaagaatcAAAGAATTTAGTACCTAATCATAATGCTAAAGCTCTATAATCACCTCACATCAAAGACGAAAAAGTTgcttttccttcaaaaaaaaaaaaacacacacacacatacaatACACTGACAGCGTATATACTATCACCGTTAGATAAATATCACATAagtgaaatttaaatttaacaTATGTGGCGGAGCATTCATCTAACcatgacagtgtatatactgtcagtgcataaaagattaatcatatactccctccgtctcaCTTTAAtagttctatttcttttttcacacagtttaagaaaaagtagttaactgcGTTGgcaaagtaaatttagattgctattttcctaaaataccctcacatta
This region of Coffea arabica cultivar ET-39 chromosome 3c, Coffea Arabica ET-39 HiFi, whole genome shotgun sequence genomic DNA includes:
- the LOC113735266 gene encoding uncharacterized protein yields the protein MASSDNPEIVERAIKEKEEKEDKKDEQKGGFLEKVKDFIQDIGEKIEETIGFGKPTADVTGIHIPSINLEKADIVVDVLVKNPNPIPIPLVDINYLVESEGRKLVSGLIPDAGTLHAHGSETVKIPLTLIYDDIKSTYDDIKPGSIIPYRIKVDLIVDVPVLGRLTLPLEKTGEIPIPYKPDVDLEKIRFQRFSFEETVALLHLKIENKNDFELGLNTLDYEVWLSDVSIGGAELQKSAKIDKNGMSYVDIPITFRPKDFGSAVWDMIRGKGTGYTIKGHINVDTPFGAMKLPISKEGGTTRFKKNKEDGGDDDDDEE